In Musa acuminata AAA Group cultivar baxijiao unplaced genomic scaffold, Cavendish_Baxijiao_AAA HiC_scaffold_837, whole genome shotgun sequence, a single genomic region encodes these proteins:
- the LOC135664412 gene encoding photosystem II protein D1, protein MTAILERRESTSLWGRFCNWITSTENRLYIGWFGVLMIPTLLTATSVFIIAFIAAPPVDIDGIREPVSGSLLYGNNIISGAIIPTSAAIGLHFYPIWEAASVDEWLYNGGPYELIVLHFLLGVACYMGREWELSFRLGMRPWIAVAYSAPVAAATAVFLIYPIGQGSFSDGMPLGISGTFNFMIVFQAEHNILMHPFHMLGVAGVFGGSLFSAMHGSLVTSSLIRETTENESANAGYRFGQEEETYNIVAAHGYFGRLIFQYASFNNSRSLHFFLAAWPVIGIWFTSLGISTMAFNLNGFNFNQSVVDSQGRVINTWADIINRANLGMEVMHERNAHNFPLDLAAVEVSSTNG, encoded by the coding sequence ATGACTGCAATTTTAGAGAGACGCGAAAGTACAAGCCTATGGGGTCGTTTCTGCAACTGGATAACCAGCACTGAAAACCGTCTTTATATTGGGtggttcggtgttttgatgatccctaccttattgaccgcaacttctgtatttattatcgccttcattgctgctcctccagtagatattgatggtattcgtgaacctgtttctggttctctactttatgGAAATAATATTATCTCTGGTGCTATTATTCCTACTTCTGCAGCTATAGGTTTACATTTTTACCCAATCTGGGAAGCAGCATCTGTTGATGAGTGGTTATACAATGGTGGTCCTTATGAGCTAATTGTTCTACACTTCTTACTTGGTGTAGCTTGTTACATGGGTCGTGAGTGGGAACTTAGTTTCCGTCTGGGTATGCGTCCTTGGATTGCTGTTGCATATTCAGCTCCTGTTGCAGCTGCTACTGCTGTTTTCTTGATCTACCCTATTGGTCAAGGAAGTTTCTCTGATGGTATGCCTTTAGGAATATCTGGTACTTtcaacttcatgattgtattccaggcaGAACACAACATCCTTATGCATCCATTTCACATGTTAGGTGTAGCTGGTGTATTCGGCGGCTCCCTATTCAGTGCTATGCATGGTTCCTTGGTAACCTCTAGTTTGATCAGGGAAACCACTGAAAACGAATCTGCTAACGCAGGTTACAGATTCGGTCAAGAGGAAGAGACTTATAATATCGTAGCTGCTCATGGTTATTTTGGCCGATTGATCTTCCAATATGCTAGTTTCAACAACTCTCGTTCTTTACATTTCTTCTTGGCTGCTTGGCCTGTAATTGGTATCTGGTTCACTTCTTTAGGTATTAGCACCATGGCTTTCAACCTAAATGGTTTCAATTTCAACCAATCCGTAGTTGACAGTCAGGGTCGTGTCATTAACACTTGGGCTGATATCATCAACCGTGCTAACCTTGGTATGGAAGTAATGCATGAACGTAATGCTCACAACTTCCCTCTAGACCTAGCTGCTGTCGAAGTTTCATCTACAAATGGATAA